From the genome of Dehalobacter sp. 12DCB1, one region includes:
- a CDS encoding type II CAAX endopeptidase family protein, with protein sequence MNALENPRWNFWQALYLILIVYVLEFVLGWLKPLENLGYLKGYISYLVIGFGEGLLFFVALFLFFKILRGSFADLGLTNLNWKCFLAGLGGGIVLFFVVGLLGNVLVEYFGKPEPQSFALAVEGVDSIWQLMPLVLLGGFIVPLKEEMIFRGLIYPPLRQGYGKAKGILFAGLFFGLMHFDLIRFVPLVIGGLVLTFLYERSKSLWTSVIAHGVWNILMVILMWWQRG encoded by the coding sequence ATGAACGCTTTGGAAAACCCCAGATGGAACTTCTGGCAGGCTCTTTACCTGATTCTTATTGTCTATGTTCTGGAATTTGTTTTAGGCTGGCTAAAGCCGCTAGAGAACCTTGGCTATCTGAAGGGGTATATCAGCTATCTTGTCATCGGTTTTGGCGAGGGTCTACTCTTTTTTGTTGCACTGTTTTTATTCTTCAAGATCCTGCGCGGATCATTTGCTGATTTGGGACTGACCAATTTAAACTGGAAATGCTTTCTGGCCGGACTGGGCGGCGGTATAGTGTTATTTTTTGTAGTCGGTCTTTTGGGAAATGTCCTCGTGGAATATTTCGGGAAGCCCGAACCCCAGAGCTTTGCACTGGCCGTTGAGGGCGTTGATTCCATCTGGCAGCTGATGCCGCTGGTTCTGCTAGGCGGTTTTATCGTACCGCTTAAAGAGGAAATGATTTTCAGGGGACTGATCTATCCTCCGCTGCGCCAGGGGTATGGCAAAGCGAAGGGCATTCTTTTTGCAGGACTGTTTTTCGGACTGATGCATTTCGATCTGATAAGATTTGTACCGCTGGTGATCGGAGGCCTGGTGCTGACTTTCCTATACGAAAGAAGCAAGAGCCTTTGGACTTCAGTCATTGCGCACGGGGTCTGGAATATTTTGATGGTCATCTTGATGTGGTGGCAGCGGGGATAG